One stretch of Juglans microcarpa x Juglans regia isolate MS1-56 chromosome 3D, Jm3101_v1.0, whole genome shotgun sequence DNA includes these proteins:
- the LOC121254958 gene encoding late embryogenesis abundant protein At5g17165-like, whose protein sequence is MAANSKSRGVALNLGKRVVNQIWTSNSRDPSLPSALTLRRAAHASVYDKNEEDHTPSIVPDHVIPPQSETYWAPHPQTGVFGPPAEQNSAAASESGLPSSTVDGGEGSVLEQKAWFRHTNVEDSEKPHTL, encoded by the exons ATGGCCGCCAATTCCAAAAGCCGAGGGGTTGCTCTGAACTTGGGCAAGCGTGTCGTCAACCAGATCTGGACCTCCAACTCCCGTGATCCCTCCCTGCCTTCTGCTCTCACTCTCAG GAGGGCTGCACACGCCTCGGTTTATGACAAGAACGAGGAGGACCACACTCCGAGCATTGTCCCGGACCATGTAATTCCGCCCCAGTCTGAAACCTACTGGGCTCCACACCCTCAAACCGGGGTATTTGGTCCCCCAGCAGAGCAAAACTCAGCTGCAGCCAGTGAGAGTGGCCTCCCCTCTTCGACCGTGGATGGTGGTGAGGGGTCTGTGCTTGAACAGAAGGCCTGGTTTCGCCATACCAACGTTGAGGACTCGGAGAAGCCTCATACCCTCTGA